In Terriglobia bacterium, a single genomic region encodes these proteins:
- a CDS encoding metal-dependent hydrolase — MKRFAMRVWVCLLVPFAIGGAALAQTPSPNEKKTISITWLGHAAFEIVSPGGTHLLIDPFLTKNPATPPENKDLARYHPSHILVTHSHGDHLGDAVELAKLSKAKLVSVMMLDTFVTKGGLPREQIETVNVGDQVTAGDVKIHVVPAMHSSEPSGRPVGYVLEFGDGRTLYDEGDTWIFGDMSLIQEFYHPNIILTGCGAVADGQYARMAWLAVNRYFKPQVVIPMHYGALPGSSSEADIRAVVGDDARVKFMKPGETRKF; from the coding sequence ATGAAAAGGTTTGCGATGCGGGTGTGGGTTTGTCTTCTAGTTCCTTTCGCTATCGGCGGAGCGGCGCTGGCGCAAACGCCCTCGCCTAACGAGAAGAAGACGATCTCAATTACCTGGCTCGGGCACGCGGCCTTCGAGATCGTGTCGCCCGGCGGAACACATCTGTTGATCGATCCGTTCCTGACTAAAAATCCGGCGACGCCACCGGAAAATAAAGATCTGGCTCGCTATCATCCGAGTCATATCCTTGTGACGCATTCGCACGGCGATCATCTCGGTGACGCCGTGGAGTTGGCAAAGTTGAGCAAGGCAAAATTGGTCAGTGTGATGATGCTCGACACCTTTGTGACCAAGGGCGGCCTGCCGCGCGAGCAGATCGAGACGGTCAATGTTGGCGATCAGGTGACAGCGGGCGATGTGAAGATTCACGTGGTCCCGGCCATGCACAGCAGCGAGCCGAGCGGACGGCCGGTGGGTTACGTGCTCGAGTTCGGCGATGGGCGAACGCTATACGATGAAGGCGATACCTGGATCTTTGGCGACATGTCATTGATCCAGGAATTCTATCATCCCAACATCATCTTGACGGGATGCGGTGCAGTAGCCGACGGACAATATGCGCGGATGGCCTGGCTGGCGGTGAATCGTTACTTCAAGCCGCAAGTGGTTATTCCAATGCATTACGGCGCGTTGCCCGGCTCTTCGAGCGAGGCAGACATTCGTGCCGTCGTCGGAGATGATGCGCGAGTGAAGTTCATGAAGCCCGGCGAGACGAGAAAGTTCTAG